A region of the Desulfovibrio litoralis DSM 11393 genome:
GTATTATAATGAATTTAAAAAACAACTGGAACAAAGCGGTAAAAAACTTAACTTCGCAACAATCTTTAGCTACAGTCCCAACGAAGAAGACCCTAACGAAAATTCTTGCGAAACCTTTATTGATGAAGATTTTGATAACAGTAAGCTTGATAAAACTTCAAGAGACTTTCTTGACTCGGCAATAAAAGATTATAACGCCATGTTTAAAGTCAATTATGATACTTCTGTTGATAAATTTCCTAACTATTATAAAGATGTTTCGTTACGCATGAAAAACCGTGAAATCGACATACTAATTGTTGTTAATATGTTTTTAACTGGTTTTGACGCTACAACTTTAAATACTTTATGGGTAGATAAAAATTTAAGGGAACATGGGCTTATTCAAAGCTTTTCACGTACAAATCGTATCTTAAATTCAGTAAAAACATTTGGGAATATCGTTTGTTTTAGAGATTTAGAATACGCAACAAACAAGGCTCTTTCTCGTTTTGGAGATTCAGAAGCTGGAAATAAAGAAGCTGTTAAAGTTGCTTTACTTAAAACTTATAAAGAATATCTTAATGGTTACGATGAAGATGGTAAACATATACAAGGTTATAAAGAGCTTATAAACAAACTTGAAACCTTTTATCCTGTTGGAACCGATATTGTAGGAGAAGACGCAGAAAAAGATTTTATAAAACTCTTTGGTTCAATTTTAAGGCTTAAAAATATTCTCGTTTCTTTTGATGAATTTTCAGAAGAAGAAATAATCCCCAAACGAGACTTTCAAGATTATCAAAGCAAATATATTGATTTGTATCAAGCCTATTCAAAAAAAGATGATGCTGAAAAAGAAAAGATTAACGATGATATTATTTTTGAAATTGAACTTATTAAGCAAGTAGAGGTAAATATTGATTATATTTTAATGCTTGTAATAAAATATCATGAGTCTAATTGTAAAGATAAAACAATTCTTGTTACTATTGATAAAACGATAAGTGCTAATATTGAACTTCGTAGCAAAAAAGACTTGATAGAAAACTTTATTTCTCAAATTAACGCAAATACTGACGTTGATAACGATTGGCGTAAGTTTGTTACAGAACATAAAGAAAAAGAACTAAATACAATAATTCAAGAAGAAAATTTAAAAGCTGAGGAAGCTAAAAAGTTCATTGATAATGCCTTTAGAGACGGTAGCATAAAAACCACTGGTACAGATATAGATAAAATACTGCCCCCAGTTTCAAGATTTTCTGGTGGTGATAGAACAAACAAAAAACAAACTGTAATCGCAAAGTTGCTAACGTTTTTTGAAAAATATTTTGGCTTGGGCTAAGATGAGCAGGGGGACTGGTACCGTTTAACGATATTTTACATAAAGAACATACCAAAAAACATACTTTGTATCTTTATGTGGATATTTTTATGTTTTTGAGAGTAGTCCAAAATGCAGTATTCACAATACAATACAGGGTTGGTGTGTGTAATAAAAGTTGACTGAACCACCTGCTAAGGGAGTATACGGTGTTGAGCTGTATCAAGAGTTCAAATCTCTTCCTCTCCGCCAGTTTTTAAATAAAAACGCTAAGTTACGTAATAGTAGCTTAGCGTTTTTTTGTGGGGGGTTTGTGATTAAGAAGTACTGGATAAAATTATAGCATGAAAGAGTAGAGCACAAATGGAGATAGCCATCGAAAAAAGAAAATTCATTTTTTATGTAAAATACTTGAAAACTAGATACTATGATTATATAGTAGCATGAGAAAAATTTACTTATCTGCTTTTTGGTAGATTTTAAACAAGCGTTGTGGAATATATATAATATTTAGGAAGGTAGTGCATGACTATTCATTACAAAGTATCGGAGCAAGATTATATTAATTTCAACATTGATCATTATAACAATATGAAGTCACAAAAAAACAAGAGGTTTGTTTATGGGGTAATTCTCCTAATGTTCTTTTTTTTGTTTCTTCCCTTTCTTAATGACAATAGCTTATCGCTAGTAGAAATAATTTCTTCTGTATTCTTCTTGATTGCATGGTTCATTTTTTTTCCAAAAATAATAAATGTTTTCATTCGTAAATCTGTGAGAGAATATATCAAAAATGGAAAAGCCAATGACTTTATTGGCAATCAAACGATATTACTTGCAGATGACTATATTGAGACTTTAAACGCAACTACTCAATCTCGAATACAATATGCTGCTGTTGAACGAATATGTACAGGTAATCAGCTTTTTTATATTTATGTAGGTTCTGTAAAGGCATTAATAATTCCTTTTTCAGCGTTTGAGAATGAAGAGATAAAAAACTCTTTTTTCGAAATCATACACCAAAAGACAGGTTTAAATGTTTTAGCCAAATGATGCTGATGGTAAATTTTTTGTGGCTCTTGATAACCTTGATGATTCGAGCTTCCGCGACATGAACTATTATCCGCGAGATCTTATAGACTATAGCCGTAAACACGGTTGGATAGAAGAATTCAAAAAGGCTGTAACGGAAACAGACCTAAGGGTAGAAAATTATAACCCAACAACTTCTTAAACTCCCTAGCCTTAAAGGTTGCATTAATGAACGAACAGGAATTTGAAGAAAGAAAGCGTGATATATTTATTATAGAAGCAGCTTATGATGAGTACTTAAAAGTGCAACATCAACTCTTCAGCTACCCCGACTATGCCGAAGACCGTAATGTCATTATTGCCACAAGAGGATCAAAGGAAAAAGCAAGGTCGTTTAGCTTTAGTAGGGCACGGCAAATGATTGAGTTCGCGTGGGTCATGTACTCCTGTGGGCTCCCCATAGAAGAAATTCATAGTAAAGTTATCTACGCCTTTGATGACCTGGAGCGGCACTTAGCTGTTTACCCAGATGACACCTTTAAGCTCTGGGAACCAGATGCCTATTATTTTTGCATGCTGCTCATAAGCTGGACAGTGCTTTTTAACATGCCGGAACGGCTTCCCCTTATTGCCAGCTTTATTAGCCAGGATGAAGAAGATGGGCTAGACCCCTTTATTGCTGTACTGTTCCATAGCCTTGGAATACGCAACTTTTCCGGAGCCAATGCCCCGCTACAACACCCCAAGCCCTATGTCATTTTGTATGAATCGCTGCGTGAAGACCGTGCAGGGCAGGCAAAAGCCATGGGTAAGTACCTGAAAGCCTGGTACAAGGGGAAAAGCATTAAAAATTGTTATTGGCATGGGCGGCACGAAGGTCGTGTGCCAGAAAATCACCTTGGCTATTGGGCCTTTGAAAAGGGCATGCTTACGGTGCTGAATAACCTTGATGATTCGAGCTTCCGCGACATGAACTATTATCCGCGAGATCTTATAGACTATAGTCGTAAACACGGTTGGATAGAAGAATTCAAAAAGGCTGTAACGGAATGGAAAACAACCTAAGGTTAGAAGATAGATCTTGATTTTTTCGGCAGAGAAGAGTGTAGCCATAGCGTGTAAGAGTAATGGCTTTTTTTATGTAAAATTGACAGATATAAGCCAATAACTGTAATGGATATGCTCGGTTCAAGCATTGTCGCAAACATTTATTTATCAGACCCATACAAATTATTGCGTAAAATTTTCAGGGAAAATCATTGCTCAGATATCTAGACCAAAAATATTTTACAGTTTTTTAATCAAAAAGAATCTTAACGCTTGTTACCGGCGTATTTATTGTCTTTTAAAGTTGAATTTAAAACGCAAAACAAAAAACGTTTGCCAACAAAAGAAAAGCTAATATTAACAATTAGTTTGATATAATGTCGTTGATACGTTTGCTGTTGGTTATAAGTATTCTCTTTTCATAAAATAAAGTTATCTTCTTGTTTATTGAGCCAAGTAGAGTCTTTTGTTTTAAGAGGTAGAGTACTTTTTTATGTAACTTAAAGAGATTTTATCCGTTTTTTTAAAACAGCGTATAAATAAAAGGTGCAATAACCGAAGTTTGTAAAAAGAATAGTAATAACCCTAAGGAAATCAATATCAACAAGACAGGAATAAAGATTATTTTTCCTGTTTTTACAAAGAAAGTTAACACAGAAAAAAATCCTGTTTTTCTTATTTTGACTTGTCCGTGGGTCTTCATTAAGTTTTCTATGTCTTGCGGCAATGTTTTTTTGACCCAACCATTCATTTTGCTTGGTGTTTCATTCCATTCATAAATAGGATCTTTACCTTTGAAGCGTTGGATCAACAAGCCTACCGGAGTAATAAGCAAGTAATAAATTATTGCAAGCAAAACAGTCATGATCTTGTTGCCGACCATATTGCCAACAGCTCTAAGACCATGTTCAACAGGCTTTAGTGCAGATGGAATAATAAAAGTGCATAAAATAAACAATACACCGATACATGCCACTATAGCCCATAAAATATCTAAACTTTCAAGACTCAAAAAATATTTAAAAGTTCCCCAAATAAGGAATAAAAAACCAAATCCGTATCCCATGACGATTTGTTGAGTTAACTCTTGTGAATTTTTACGCCAT
Encoded here:
- a CDS encoding PoNe immunity protein domain-containing protein, producing MNEQEFEERKRDIFIIEAAYDEYLKVQHQLFSYPDYAEDRNVIIATRGSKEKARSFSFSRARQMIEFAWVMYSCGLPIEEIHSKVIYAFDDLERHLAVYPDDTFKLWEPDAYYFCMLLISWTVLFNMPERLPLIASFISQDEEDGLDPFIAVLFHSLGIRNFSGANAPLQHPKPYVILYESLREDRAGQAKAMGKYLKAWYKGKSIKNCYWHGRHEGRVPENHLGYWAFEKGMLTVLNNLDDSSFRDMNYYPRDLIDYSRKHGWIEEFKKAVTEWKTT
- a CDS encoding YcxB family protein, giving the protein MTIHYKVSEQDYINFNIDHYNNMKSQKNKRFVYGVILLMFFFLFLPFLNDNSLSLVEIISSVFFLIAWFIFFPKIINVFIRKSVREYIKNGKANDFIGNQTILLADDYIETLNATTQSRIQYAAVERICTGNQLFYIYVGSVKALIIPFSAFENEEIKNSFFEIIHQKTGLNVLAK
- a CDS encoding DUF5989 family protein, with translation MIKKQNENFLIRRQWRKNSQELTQQIVMGYGFGFLFLIWGTFKYFLSLESLDILWAIVACIGVLFILCTFIIPSALKPVEHGLRAVGNMVGNKIMTVLLAIIYYLLITPVGLLIQRFKGKDPIYEWNETPSKMNGWVKKTLPQDIENLMKTHGQVKIRKTGFFSVLTFFVKTGKIIFIPVLLILISLGLLLFFLQTSVIAPFIYTLF